A genomic stretch from Apis cerana isolate GH-2021 linkage group LG9, AcerK_1.0, whole genome shotgun sequence includes:
- the LOC108000057 gene encoding histone deacetylase 6 isoform X1, giving the protein MSNSMICKDLFTAVKQLADSEIELIKTIENSKKTNNIKNIKNTMSTTDKKSVKKSTKVFNVRPSAALIAAKREAAQQRVLQGKKSNNVFIRDIYQKAIDAYNIKRMETGIVFDHSMAEHKCLWDSNYPECPARLIRVLQRCEELGLISRCKLITPRLASENEILMKHSQEQIDILKSTDGCTDTNNLELLSSKYDAIYIHPSTYRLSLLAVGSTINLVESICKGEIQNGMAIIRPPGHHAMKSEYCGYCFFNNVAIAAEKVLCNNLVSKILIVDWDVHHGQATQQMFYDNPQVIYFSIHRYENGEFWPNLRESNFHFVGDELGEGYNFNVPLNKIGMTNADYLAIFQQVLLPMAYEFQPDLIIVSAGYDAALGCPEGEMLVTPACYAHLLSSLLCLASGKVAVILEGGYCLKSLSESAALTLRTLLNDPCPMLETLTLPSISIRDTILNTIYTHKPYWKCYQYQDTYSINSTPNNKEENTNQYLPVVIFKETVRPKVYETQNCYPVQTQEIIEIIEKQLNTLIQFTNLSKAPNKVCIVYDDRMLKHCNISDDNHPEKPHRINIIYKKFQEYNLLDRSYVQQGRSATKEELLLVHTKEYIDKIKNTKNLKSKELKKQAETYNSVYLHPETWSSACISTGSLLQVIDNVLNGESQSGIAIIRPPGHHATEDAACGFCIFNNVAIAAKYAIEFHHVKRVLIVDWDVHYGNGTQSIFEEDSKVLYISVHRYDNGSFFPNSKRANYSYVGSESGEGFTVNIPWNKKGMGDAEYIAAFQQIIMPIAYQFNPELILVSAGFDACIGDPLGGCFVTPELYGHLTHWLSSLANGRVILSLEGGYNTNSVAHAMAICTKSLLGDPLPMLESGQIPCASAVHTIHNVLKTQKQYWPNLIFNLSLPKEKILSKPKVSYKKTNEQIINNEELLKYSESKIALEEIETEKMQNKKIATWKFINKIKNVDLNDKLDEAIDSYYESENTQLNDNTFYNEVSKYTKTYMNQDQKEGHSNENFTSFAAGSSGKQNERIITQTSGNKNLYDYFSENLQALVAGDMFAVIPLRECPHLDSIRDVPALGIDVHLPCVECGSTAENWICLQCYIIHCARNINQHGVLHAEKMEHPLALSFSDLSVWCYKCEAYIDNPRLFAARNAAHQSKFNEELPWTYNDD; this is encoded by the exons ATG TCTAATtctatgatatgtaaagattTATTCACTGCTGTTAAACAATTAGCAGACAGTgagattgaattaataaagactatagaaaattcaaagaaaacaaataatattaagaatattaaaaatactatgtCTACGACAGATAAGAAAAGTGTCAAGAAATCTACAAAAGTattcaat GTTCGTCCATCTGCTGCTTTAATAGCAGCTAAACGTGAAGCAGCTCAACAACGTGTATTACaaggaaaaaaatctaataatgtttttatacgtgatatatatcaaaaagctattgatgcatataatataaaaagaatggaaaCTGGTATTGTATTTGATCATTCTATGGCAGAACATAAATGTCTTTGGGATTCAAATTATCCAGAATGTCCTGCTAGATTAATAAGAGTTTTACAGAGATGTGAAGAATTGGGATTAATAAGTAGATGCAAGTTGATAACACCAAGATTAGCTTCAGAGAATGAAATACTTATGAAACATAGTCAAGaacaaatagatattttaaagagTACTGATGGGTGTAcagatacaaataatttagaattattatcatcaaaatATGATGCCATTTATATACATCct TCTACTTATCGATTGTCTCTATTAGCCGTGGGTTCAACAATAAATTTAGTAGAAAGTATTTGCAAAGGAGAAATCCAAAATGGAATGGCTATTATAAG aCCACCAGGACATCATGCAATGAAATCAGAATATTGTGgatattgttttttcaataatgttgCAATAGCTGCTGAAAaagttttatgtaataatttagttagtaaaattttaattgttgattgGGATGTACATCATGGGCAAGCTACTCAACAAATGTTTTATGATAATCCAca agtaatttatttctctattcaTCGTTACGAAAATGGTGAATTTTGGCCAAATCTTAgagaatctaattttcattttgttggAGATGAGTTAGGAGagggatataattttaatgtgcCACTTAATAAAATCGGTATGACTAATGCTGATTATTTAGCTATATTTCAACAAGTTTTATTACCAATGGCCTATGag tTTCAACCAGATCTTATAATAGTATCAGCTGGTTATGATGCAGCTTTGGGTTGTCCAgag ggTGAAATGTTGGTAACACCAGCATGTTATGCTCATTTactatcatcattattatgttTGGCTTCTGGAAAAGTTGCTGTTATATTAGag GGTggttattgtttaaaatcattaagtGAAAGTGCAGCATTAACATTGCGTACTTTGTTAAATGATCCATGTCCTATGTTAGAAACTCTTACATTACCTTCAATAAG tatacgtgatacaattttgaatacaatttatacaCATAAGCCATATTGGAAATGTTATCAATATCAAGATACATATAGTATTAATAGTACaccaaataataaagaagaaaatactaATCAATATTTACCTGTAGTTATATTCaa AGAAACTGTTAGACCAAAAGTATATGAAACTCAAAATTGTTATCCAGTTCAAACtcaagaaattattgaaataatagaaaagcaATTGAATACATTAATACAAT TTACTAATTTATCTAAAGCACCTAATAAAGTATGTATTGTTTATGATGATAGAATGTTAAAACATTGCAATATATCTGATGATAATCATCCAGAAAAACCACatcgtattaatattatttataaaaaatttcaagaatataaTCTACTTGATCGAAGTTATGTGCAACaa GGACGAAGTGCAACAAAAGAAGAGTTATTATTAGTCCatacaaaagaatatattgataaaataaaaaatacaaaaaatttaaaatcaaaagagcTAAAAAAGCAAGCAGAAACATATAATTCAGTTTATTTGCATCCTGAAACATGGTCAAGTGCTTGTATATCAACTGGATCATTACTACAAGTAATTGATAATGTTTTGAATGGAGAAAGTCAATCTGGTATTGCTATCATTAGACCTCCAGGGCATCATGCTACAGAGGATGCAGCATGtggtttttgtatttttaacaatGTAGCTATAGCAGCTAAATATGCTATAGAATTTCATCATGTAAAAAg agTATTGATAGTAGATTGGGATGTACATTATGGTAATGGAACTCAATCTATTTTTGAAGAAGACtctaaagttttatatatatctgttcATCGTTACGATAATGGTAGTTTTTTTCCAAACTCTAAACGAGCAAATTATTCTTATGTTGGTTCTGAATCAGGAGAAGGTTTTACCGTTAATATACCATGGAATAAG aaaggaATGGGTGATGCAGAATATATAGCAGCGTTTCAGCAAATAATAATGCCAATTGCTTATCAGTTTAATCCGGAATTGATTTTAGTTTCTGCAGGTTTTGATGCCTGTATTGGTGATCCTTTAGGAG GTTGTTTTGTAACACCAGAATTGTATGGACATTTAACACATTGGCTATCTTCTTTAGCTAATGGTCGTGTTATTCTTAGTCTTGAAGGAGGTTACAATACTAATTCAGTTGCACATGCAATGGCTATTTGTACGAAATCCTTGCTTGGTGATCCTTTACCAATGTTAGAAAGTGGACAAATTCCATGTGCAAGTGCTGTTCACACTATccataatgttttaaaaactcAAAAACAATATTGgccaaatttaatatttaatttatcattaccaAAGGAAAAAATACTTTCTAAACCTAaagtatcatataaaaaaacaaatgaacaaattataaacaacgaagaacttttaaaatattctgaatcTAAGATAGCATTGGAAGAAATTGAGAcagaaaaaatgcaaaataaaaaaattgcaaccTGGAAattcataaacaaaattaaaaacgtaGATCTTAATGACAAATTAGATGAAGCGATTGATTCATATTACGAGTCAGAAAATACTCAACTTAATGATAATACTTTCTATAACGAAG tttctaAATATACAAAGACGTATATGAATCAAGATCAAAAAGAAGGACattctaatgaaaattttactagTTTTGCTGCTGGTAGTAGTGGTAAAcagaatgaaagaataattacaCAAACAAGtggcaataaaaatttatatgattatttttcagaaaatttacaa gcACTAGTAGCTGGAGACATGTTTGCAGTGATACCTTTAAGAGAATGTCCACATTTAGATAGTATTAGGGATGTACCAGCTTTGGGAATTGATGTACATTTACCTTGTGTAGAATGTGGAAGTACTGCTGAAAATTGGATCTGTCtacaatgttatattattcattgtgCGCGTAATATCAATCAACATGGTGTATTACATGCTGAAAAAATGGAACATCCATTGGCACTAAGTTTTAGTGATTTATCAGTTTGGTGTTATAAATGTGAAGCATACATTGATAATCCa cGATTATTTGCTGCTCGTAATGCTGCACATCAAAGCAAATTTAATGAGGAATTGCCATGGACATATAAtgatgattga
- the LOC108000057 gene encoding histone deacetylase 6 isoform X2, whose product MSNSMICKDLFTAVKQLADSEIELIKTIENSKKTNNIKNIKNTMSTTDKKSVKKSTKVRPSAALIAAKREAAQQRVLQGKKSNNVFIRDIYQKAIDAYNIKRMETGIVFDHSMAEHKCLWDSNYPECPARLIRVLQRCEELGLISRCKLITPRLASENEILMKHSQEQIDILKSTDGCTDTNNLELLSSKYDAIYIHPSTYRLSLLAVGSTINLVESICKGEIQNGMAIIRPPGHHAMKSEYCGYCFFNNVAIAAEKVLCNNLVSKILIVDWDVHHGQATQQMFYDNPQVIYFSIHRYENGEFWPNLRESNFHFVGDELGEGYNFNVPLNKIGMTNADYLAIFQQVLLPMAYEFQPDLIIVSAGYDAALGCPEGEMLVTPACYAHLLSSLLCLASGKVAVILEGGYCLKSLSESAALTLRTLLNDPCPMLETLTLPSISIRDTILNTIYTHKPYWKCYQYQDTYSINSTPNNKEENTNQYLPVVIFKETVRPKVYETQNCYPVQTQEIIEIIEKQLNTLIQFTNLSKAPNKVCIVYDDRMLKHCNISDDNHPEKPHRINIIYKKFQEYNLLDRSYVQQGRSATKEELLLVHTKEYIDKIKNTKNLKSKELKKQAETYNSVYLHPETWSSACISTGSLLQVIDNVLNGESQSGIAIIRPPGHHATEDAACGFCIFNNVAIAAKYAIEFHHVKRVLIVDWDVHYGNGTQSIFEEDSKVLYISVHRYDNGSFFPNSKRANYSYVGSESGEGFTVNIPWNKKGMGDAEYIAAFQQIIMPIAYQFNPELILVSAGFDACIGDPLGGCFVTPELYGHLTHWLSSLANGRVILSLEGGYNTNSVAHAMAICTKSLLGDPLPMLESGQIPCASAVHTIHNVLKTQKQYWPNLIFNLSLPKEKILSKPKVSYKKTNEQIINNEELLKYSESKIALEEIETEKMQNKKIATWKFINKIKNVDLNDKLDEAIDSYYESENTQLNDNTFYNEVSKYTKTYMNQDQKEGHSNENFTSFAAGSSGKQNERIITQTSGNKNLYDYFSENLQALVAGDMFAVIPLRECPHLDSIRDVPALGIDVHLPCVECGSTAENWICLQCYIIHCARNINQHGVLHAEKMEHPLALSFSDLSVWCYKCEAYIDNPRLFAARNAAHQSKFNEELPWTYNDD is encoded by the exons ATG TCTAATtctatgatatgtaaagattTATTCACTGCTGTTAAACAATTAGCAGACAGTgagattgaattaataaagactatagaaaattcaaagaaaacaaataatattaagaatattaaaaatactatgtCTACGACAGATAAGAAAAGTGTCAAGAAATCTACAAAA GTTCGTCCATCTGCTGCTTTAATAGCAGCTAAACGTGAAGCAGCTCAACAACGTGTATTACaaggaaaaaaatctaataatgtttttatacgtgatatatatcaaaaagctattgatgcatataatataaaaagaatggaaaCTGGTATTGTATTTGATCATTCTATGGCAGAACATAAATGTCTTTGGGATTCAAATTATCCAGAATGTCCTGCTAGATTAATAAGAGTTTTACAGAGATGTGAAGAATTGGGATTAATAAGTAGATGCAAGTTGATAACACCAAGATTAGCTTCAGAGAATGAAATACTTATGAAACATAGTCAAGaacaaatagatattttaaagagTACTGATGGGTGTAcagatacaaataatttagaattattatcatcaaaatATGATGCCATTTATATACATCct TCTACTTATCGATTGTCTCTATTAGCCGTGGGTTCAACAATAAATTTAGTAGAAAGTATTTGCAAAGGAGAAATCCAAAATGGAATGGCTATTATAAG aCCACCAGGACATCATGCAATGAAATCAGAATATTGTGgatattgttttttcaataatgttgCAATAGCTGCTGAAAaagttttatgtaataatttagttagtaaaattttaattgttgattgGGATGTACATCATGGGCAAGCTACTCAACAAATGTTTTATGATAATCCAca agtaatttatttctctattcaTCGTTACGAAAATGGTGAATTTTGGCCAAATCTTAgagaatctaattttcattttgttggAGATGAGTTAGGAGagggatataattttaatgtgcCACTTAATAAAATCGGTATGACTAATGCTGATTATTTAGCTATATTTCAACAAGTTTTATTACCAATGGCCTATGag tTTCAACCAGATCTTATAATAGTATCAGCTGGTTATGATGCAGCTTTGGGTTGTCCAgag ggTGAAATGTTGGTAACACCAGCATGTTATGCTCATTTactatcatcattattatgttTGGCTTCTGGAAAAGTTGCTGTTATATTAGag GGTggttattgtttaaaatcattaagtGAAAGTGCAGCATTAACATTGCGTACTTTGTTAAATGATCCATGTCCTATGTTAGAAACTCTTACATTACCTTCAATAAG tatacgtgatacaattttgaatacaatttatacaCATAAGCCATATTGGAAATGTTATCAATATCAAGATACATATAGTATTAATAGTACaccaaataataaagaagaaaatactaATCAATATTTACCTGTAGTTATATTCaa AGAAACTGTTAGACCAAAAGTATATGAAACTCAAAATTGTTATCCAGTTCAAACtcaagaaattattgaaataatagaaaagcaATTGAATACATTAATACAAT TTACTAATTTATCTAAAGCACCTAATAAAGTATGTATTGTTTATGATGATAGAATGTTAAAACATTGCAATATATCTGATGATAATCATCCAGAAAAACCACatcgtattaatattatttataaaaaatttcaagaatataaTCTACTTGATCGAAGTTATGTGCAACaa GGACGAAGTGCAACAAAAGAAGAGTTATTATTAGTCCatacaaaagaatatattgataaaataaaaaatacaaaaaatttaaaatcaaaagagcTAAAAAAGCAAGCAGAAACATATAATTCAGTTTATTTGCATCCTGAAACATGGTCAAGTGCTTGTATATCAACTGGATCATTACTACAAGTAATTGATAATGTTTTGAATGGAGAAAGTCAATCTGGTATTGCTATCATTAGACCTCCAGGGCATCATGCTACAGAGGATGCAGCATGtggtttttgtatttttaacaatGTAGCTATAGCAGCTAAATATGCTATAGAATTTCATCATGTAAAAAg agTATTGATAGTAGATTGGGATGTACATTATGGTAATGGAACTCAATCTATTTTTGAAGAAGACtctaaagttttatatatatctgttcATCGTTACGATAATGGTAGTTTTTTTCCAAACTCTAAACGAGCAAATTATTCTTATGTTGGTTCTGAATCAGGAGAAGGTTTTACCGTTAATATACCATGGAATAAG aaaggaATGGGTGATGCAGAATATATAGCAGCGTTTCAGCAAATAATAATGCCAATTGCTTATCAGTTTAATCCGGAATTGATTTTAGTTTCTGCAGGTTTTGATGCCTGTATTGGTGATCCTTTAGGAG GTTGTTTTGTAACACCAGAATTGTATGGACATTTAACACATTGGCTATCTTCTTTAGCTAATGGTCGTGTTATTCTTAGTCTTGAAGGAGGTTACAATACTAATTCAGTTGCACATGCAATGGCTATTTGTACGAAATCCTTGCTTGGTGATCCTTTACCAATGTTAGAAAGTGGACAAATTCCATGTGCAAGTGCTGTTCACACTATccataatgttttaaaaactcAAAAACAATATTGgccaaatttaatatttaatttatcattaccaAAGGAAAAAATACTTTCTAAACCTAaagtatcatataaaaaaacaaatgaacaaattataaacaacgaagaacttttaaaatattctgaatcTAAGATAGCATTGGAAGAAATTGAGAcagaaaaaatgcaaaataaaaaaattgcaaccTGGAAattcataaacaaaattaaaaacgtaGATCTTAATGACAAATTAGATGAAGCGATTGATTCATATTACGAGTCAGAAAATACTCAACTTAATGATAATACTTTCTATAACGAAG tttctaAATATACAAAGACGTATATGAATCAAGATCAAAAAGAAGGACattctaatgaaaattttactagTTTTGCTGCTGGTAGTAGTGGTAAAcagaatgaaagaataattacaCAAACAAGtggcaataaaaatttatatgattatttttcagaaaatttacaa gcACTAGTAGCTGGAGACATGTTTGCAGTGATACCTTTAAGAGAATGTCCACATTTAGATAGTATTAGGGATGTACCAGCTTTGGGAATTGATGTACATTTACCTTGTGTAGAATGTGGAAGTACTGCTGAAAATTGGATCTGTCtacaatgttatattattcattgtgCGCGTAATATCAATCAACATGGTGTATTACATGCTGAAAAAATGGAACATCCATTGGCACTAAGTTTTAGTGATTTATCAGTTTGGTGTTATAAATGTGAAGCATACATTGATAATCCa cGATTATTTGCTGCTCGTAATGCTGCACATCAAAGCAAATTTAATGAGGAATTGCCATGGACATATAAtgatgattga
- the LOC108000057 gene encoding histone deacetylase 6 isoform X3, giving the protein MICKDLFTAVKQLADSEIELIKTIENSKKTNNIKNIKNTMSTTDKKSVKKSTKVFNVRPSAALIAAKREAAQQRVLQGKKSNNVFIRDIYQKAIDAYNIKRMETGIVFDHSMAEHKCLWDSNYPECPARLIRVLQRCEELGLISRCKLITPRLASENEILMKHSQEQIDILKSTDGCTDTNNLELLSSKYDAIYIHPSTYRLSLLAVGSTINLVESICKGEIQNGMAIIRPPGHHAMKSEYCGYCFFNNVAIAAEKVLCNNLVSKILIVDWDVHHGQATQQMFYDNPQVIYFSIHRYENGEFWPNLRESNFHFVGDELGEGYNFNVPLNKIGMTNADYLAIFQQVLLPMAYEFQPDLIIVSAGYDAALGCPEGEMLVTPACYAHLLSSLLCLASGKVAVILEGGYCLKSLSESAALTLRTLLNDPCPMLETLTLPSISIRDTILNTIYTHKPYWKCYQYQDTYSINSTPNNKEENTNQYLPVVIFKETVRPKVYETQNCYPVQTQEIIEIIEKQLNTLIQFTNLSKAPNKVCIVYDDRMLKHCNISDDNHPEKPHRINIIYKKFQEYNLLDRSYVQQGRSATKEELLLVHTKEYIDKIKNTKNLKSKELKKQAETYNSVYLHPETWSSACISTGSLLQVIDNVLNGESQSGIAIIRPPGHHATEDAACGFCIFNNVAIAAKYAIEFHHVKRVLIVDWDVHYGNGTQSIFEEDSKVLYISVHRYDNGSFFPNSKRANYSYVGSESGEGFTVNIPWNKKGMGDAEYIAAFQQIIMPIAYQFNPELILVSAGFDACIGDPLGGCFVTPELYGHLTHWLSSLANGRVILSLEGGYNTNSVAHAMAICTKSLLGDPLPMLESGQIPCASAVHTIHNVLKTQKQYWPNLIFNLSLPKEKILSKPKVSYKKTNEQIINNEELLKYSESKIALEEIETEKMQNKKIATWKFINKIKNVDLNDKLDEAIDSYYESENTQLNDNTFYNEVSKYTKTYMNQDQKEGHSNENFTSFAAGSSGKQNERIITQTSGNKNLYDYFSENLQALVAGDMFAVIPLRECPHLDSIRDVPALGIDVHLPCVECGSTAENWICLQCYIIHCARNINQHGVLHAEKMEHPLALSFSDLSVWCYKCEAYIDNPRLFAARNAAHQSKFNEELPWTYNDD; this is encoded by the exons atgatatgtaaagattTATTCACTGCTGTTAAACAATTAGCAGACAGTgagattgaattaataaagactatagaaaattcaaagaaaacaaataatattaagaatattaaaaatactatgtCTACGACAGATAAGAAAAGTGTCAAGAAATCTACAAAAGTattcaat GTTCGTCCATCTGCTGCTTTAATAGCAGCTAAACGTGAAGCAGCTCAACAACGTGTATTACaaggaaaaaaatctaataatgtttttatacgtgatatatatcaaaaagctattgatgcatataatataaaaagaatggaaaCTGGTATTGTATTTGATCATTCTATGGCAGAACATAAATGTCTTTGGGATTCAAATTATCCAGAATGTCCTGCTAGATTAATAAGAGTTTTACAGAGATGTGAAGAATTGGGATTAATAAGTAGATGCAAGTTGATAACACCAAGATTAGCTTCAGAGAATGAAATACTTATGAAACATAGTCAAGaacaaatagatattttaaagagTACTGATGGGTGTAcagatacaaataatttagaattattatcatcaaaatATGATGCCATTTATATACATCct TCTACTTATCGATTGTCTCTATTAGCCGTGGGTTCAACAATAAATTTAGTAGAAAGTATTTGCAAAGGAGAAATCCAAAATGGAATGGCTATTATAAG aCCACCAGGACATCATGCAATGAAATCAGAATATTGTGgatattgttttttcaataatgttgCAATAGCTGCTGAAAaagttttatgtaataatttagttagtaaaattttaattgttgattgGGATGTACATCATGGGCAAGCTACTCAACAAATGTTTTATGATAATCCAca agtaatttatttctctattcaTCGTTACGAAAATGGTGAATTTTGGCCAAATCTTAgagaatctaattttcattttgttggAGATGAGTTAGGAGagggatataattttaatgtgcCACTTAATAAAATCGGTATGACTAATGCTGATTATTTAGCTATATTTCAACAAGTTTTATTACCAATGGCCTATGag tTTCAACCAGATCTTATAATAGTATCAGCTGGTTATGATGCAGCTTTGGGTTGTCCAgag ggTGAAATGTTGGTAACACCAGCATGTTATGCTCATTTactatcatcattattatgttTGGCTTCTGGAAAAGTTGCTGTTATATTAGag GGTggttattgtttaaaatcattaagtGAAAGTGCAGCATTAACATTGCGTACTTTGTTAAATGATCCATGTCCTATGTTAGAAACTCTTACATTACCTTCAATAAG tatacgtgatacaattttgaatacaatttatacaCATAAGCCATATTGGAAATGTTATCAATATCAAGATACATATAGTATTAATAGTACaccaaataataaagaagaaaatactaATCAATATTTACCTGTAGTTATATTCaa AGAAACTGTTAGACCAAAAGTATATGAAACTCAAAATTGTTATCCAGTTCAAACtcaagaaattattgaaataatagaaaagcaATTGAATACATTAATACAAT TTACTAATTTATCTAAAGCACCTAATAAAGTATGTATTGTTTATGATGATAGAATGTTAAAACATTGCAATATATCTGATGATAATCATCCAGAAAAACCACatcgtattaatattatttataaaaaatttcaagaatataaTCTACTTGATCGAAGTTATGTGCAACaa GGACGAAGTGCAACAAAAGAAGAGTTATTATTAGTCCatacaaaagaatatattgataaaataaaaaatacaaaaaatttaaaatcaaaagagcTAAAAAAGCAAGCAGAAACATATAATTCAGTTTATTTGCATCCTGAAACATGGTCAAGTGCTTGTATATCAACTGGATCATTACTACAAGTAATTGATAATGTTTTGAATGGAGAAAGTCAATCTGGTATTGCTATCATTAGACCTCCAGGGCATCATGCTACAGAGGATGCAGCATGtggtttttgtatttttaacaatGTAGCTATAGCAGCTAAATATGCTATAGAATTTCATCATGTAAAAAg agTATTGATAGTAGATTGGGATGTACATTATGGTAATGGAACTCAATCTATTTTTGAAGAAGACtctaaagttttatatatatctgttcATCGTTACGATAATGGTAGTTTTTTTCCAAACTCTAAACGAGCAAATTATTCTTATGTTGGTTCTGAATCAGGAGAAGGTTTTACCGTTAATATACCATGGAATAAG aaaggaATGGGTGATGCAGAATATATAGCAGCGTTTCAGCAAATAATAATGCCAATTGCTTATCAGTTTAATCCGGAATTGATTTTAGTTTCTGCAGGTTTTGATGCCTGTATTGGTGATCCTTTAGGAG GTTGTTTTGTAACACCAGAATTGTATGGACATTTAACACATTGGCTATCTTCTTTAGCTAATGGTCGTGTTATTCTTAGTCTTGAAGGAGGTTACAATACTAATTCAGTTGCACATGCAATGGCTATTTGTACGAAATCCTTGCTTGGTGATCCTTTACCAATGTTAGAAAGTGGACAAATTCCATGTGCAAGTGCTGTTCACACTATccataatgttttaaaaactcAAAAACAATATTGgccaaatttaatatttaatttatcattaccaAAGGAAAAAATACTTTCTAAACCTAaagtatcatataaaaaaacaaatgaacaaattataaacaacgaagaacttttaaaatattctgaatcTAAGATAGCATTGGAAGAAATTGAGAcagaaaaaatgcaaaataaaaaaattgcaaccTGGAAattcataaacaaaattaaaaacgtaGATCTTAATGACAAATTAGATGAAGCGATTGATTCATATTACGAGTCAGAAAATACTCAACTTAATGATAATACTTTCTATAACGAAG tttctaAATATACAAAGACGTATATGAATCAAGATCAAAAAGAAGGACattctaatgaaaattttactagTTTTGCTGCTGGTAGTAGTGGTAAAcagaatgaaagaataattacaCAAACAAGtggcaataaaaatttatatgattatttttcagaaaatttacaa gcACTAGTAGCTGGAGACATGTTTGCAGTGATACCTTTAAGAGAATGTCCACATTTAGATAGTATTAGGGATGTACCAGCTTTGGGAATTGATGTACATTTACCTTGTGTAGAATGTGGAAGTACTGCTGAAAATTGGATCTGTCtacaatgttatattattcattgtgCGCGTAATATCAATCAACATGGTGTATTACATGCTGAAAAAATGGAACATCCATTGGCACTAAGTTTTAGTGATTTATCAGTTTGGTGTTATAAATGTGAAGCATACATTGATAATCCa cGATTATTTGCTGCTCGTAATGCTGCACATCAAAGCAAATTTAATGAGGAATTGCCATGGACATATAAtgatgattga